The Sedimentibacter sp. zth1 DNA segment AAATAAAGGAGAAATTTATGAACTATTTAGTATTATTAGGTGTATTGATTGTAGTTGTTGGTTTTGCATTAAAATTAGATTCAATACTTATTATTATGGCAGCAGCTATTGTAACTGCAATAACAGGCCATATGGGATTTACAGGATTATTAGAGACCTTTGGGGCAACATTTGTTGGATCGAGATATATGAATACATTCTTGATTGTATTGGTGCTTACAGGAACATTGGAAAGAAATGGTTTAAGACATGCCGCTGCTGATTTGATAGGTAAAGTTAAGGGTGCTACACCAGCTCATGTTATAGGTGCATATAGTGTTATTAGAGGAATATTAGGTGCATTCAATGTTGGTTTAGGTGGAGTTGCTGGATTTACAAGACCAGTTCTTATGCCAATGTGTGAAGGTTCTGTAGAATCAAAAGGAATCAAGCCAAATGAAGAGCATATGGAGCATGTAAAAGGAATGGCAGCTGGTGTTGAAAACATAGTTTGGTTCTTTACACAAGTGTTATTTATAGGTGGTTCAGGAGCTTTACTTGTAAAGGGAGCTATGGAAGGTATTGGATATGTTGTAGAGCTTCCAAAACTTGCAGCAGTTGAAATACCAGTAGCAATTTTCGCAGTAGTTTTCATAATAGTATATTATAATATTCTTGATAAAGGTTATATGAAAAAATACTATGGAAATAAATCTAAATCTAAAGCAGATAAATAGAAGGAGGTATATATAATATGTTTTTTATGAATGGAGACGTGAGCTTAGGCTCTAAATTATTAGAAATATTATACATGCTTTGTGGAATTGTATGTATATATGCAGGTGTTAAGAATGCCAAGGATAAAGAAAATCCTTCTAGATTGGGAACAGCAATATTTTGGATTGTATTAGGTGTAGTAATGACATTTGGAAGATATATTCCAGATTTAGTAAACGGAATATTGGTTTTCATAATGGTAATTCCAGCAGTTATTGGAAAGGTTAAACCAGGAAAATCTGATGCTGCAACACCAGAAAAGCAAACTGCAGATTATAAAAAAATTGGTATGAAAATTTTCATTCCAGCCTTATTGATAGGTATATTTGCTTTAATCTTTGCATTTATTGAAGGAATAAGTTCTCTAGTAGGTATGGGAGTTGGAGTTATAGTAGGTGCGATTATTCTTAAAATTTATAACCCTGAGAACAAAGTTAAGACATTCATGGATGATTCTGAGAGATTTTTATCAATCATAGGACCTGTATGTTTGTTACCTTGCTTATTAGGAGTTCTTGGTAAAATATTTACAGTTGCTGGTGTAGGTGATGTAATATCTACATTAGTAGGTAATATTATTCCAGAAGGAAATTTAGCAGTAGGAATAATTGTTTATGCTATAGGTATGATGTTATTTACAATGATTATGGGAAATGCATTTGCTGCAATCACTGTAATGACAGTAGGAATTGGTGCACCATTTGTATTTGCATTAGGAGCTGACCCAGTAATTTGTGGTATGTTAGCATTAACTTGTGGATATTGTGGTACTTTATTAACACCAATGGCTGCAAACTTCAATATTGTTCCAGTAGCAATTCTTGAGATGAATGATAAATGGGGAGTAATCAAGAAGCAGGTAGTTCCAGCTTTATGTTTAATTGCTTTCCAAATTGCATATATGTTGTTATTTGGAATGTAAATAAAACAAACTTAGGGACGCGTAATATTGCGTCCCTATAAAATTTATTTTGCGAGGTGAATATATTGAACAATTTAATTGCAAGAGGAGCAAATATTGTTATTAACAACTGGTTAATGCTAAAAGCAAAAGAAAATTTATTGATTGTGACAAACGATGACCATCTAGAGGAAGCTAATGTATTGAAAAAATATGCCAAAGAAGTCGGTTCAACAGTAGATATTATGCTAGTTGAAAGAACAGGGAAAAAAGTTGGTATATATTTCGATAGAAATGACAGAGTATTCGATCCATATGATGCAATTATTGGCGCAACAAAATATTCTCTAGTTACGACACTCGCTGCTAAACGAGCAATATCGTTTGGTAAAAAATATGTATCTTTACCCTTATCTACTAATAATGGTATATCCATGCTTGAATATGACTTTATGACTGAAGACACAGAAATTAGTAAGATTAAGGCAAATTTATTGATGAAAAATATAAAGGGCTCAAGTAAAATTGATATTACAACAGAATTAGGTACCGATATCAGCTTCAATATGAAAGGTAGAAAACCAGGTTTTTTTAATGGTAATGTTGAAGATGGTGGAGGATTTTCATCATCTAGTATAGAGGTTTATATTCCTATAGTAGAAACTGCAACAAATGGTGTTTTGATTCTAGATGGTTCTTATGGTTATATAGGAAGAGTCGAAAATCCGTTTAAGGTTATTTTCGAAGATGGAAAAATAATCAATATTGAAGATTGTAAAAGCGGAAAAATTCTCAGAGAGTATTTAGAATCATTTAATGATGCAAGAATGTACTATGCTGGGGAATTAGGAATTGGATTAAATTCAAAATCACGATGTGACGGTAATTGCTATATTGAAGATGAATCAGCATATGGAACATTTCATCTTGGCTTAGGAAG contains these protein-coding regions:
- a CDS encoding 5-oxoproline transporter, DUF969 family subunit; translated protein: MNYLVLLGVLIVVVGFALKLDSILIIMAAAIVTAITGHMGFTGLLETFGATFVGSRYMNTFLIVLVLTGTLERNGLRHAAADLIGKVKGATPAHVIGAYSVIRGILGAFNVGLGGVAGFTRPVLMPMCEGSVESKGIKPNEEHMEHVKGMAAGVENIVWFFTQVLFIGGSGALLVKGAMEGIGYVVELPKLAAVEIPVAIFAVVFIIVYYNILDKGYMKKYYGNKSKSKADK
- a CDS encoding DUF979 domain-containing protein → MFFMNGDVSLGSKLLEILYMLCGIVCIYAGVKNAKDKENPSRLGTAIFWIVLGVVMTFGRYIPDLVNGILVFIMVIPAVIGKVKPGKSDAATPEKQTADYKKIGMKIFIPALLIGIFALIFAFIEGISSLVGMGVGVIVGAIILKIYNPENKVKTFMDDSERFLSIIGPVCLLPCLLGVLGKIFTVAGVGDVISTLVGNIIPEGNLAVGIIVYAIGMMLFTMIMGNAFAAITVMTVGIGAPFVFALGADPVICGMLALTCGYCGTLLTPMAANFNIVPVAILEMNDKWGVIKKQVVPALCLIAFQIAYMLLFGM
- a CDS encoding aminopeptidase yields the protein MNNLIARGANIVINNWLMLKAKENLLIVTNDDHLEEANVLKKYAKEVGSTVDIMLVERTGKKVGIYFDRNDRVFDPYDAIIGATKYSLVTTLAAKRAISFGKKYVSLPLSTNNGISMLEYDFMTEDTEISKIKANLLMKNIKGSSKIDITTELGTDISFNMKGRKPGFFNGNVEDGGGFSSSSIEVYIPIVETATNGVLILDGSYGYIGRVENPFKVIFEDGKIINIEDCKSGKILREYLESFNDARMYYAGELGIGLNSKSRCDGNCYIEDESAYGTFHLGLGRNHALGGNHEASGHFDLVTHDPNIYFDNRLIMDKGKVTIHNMVF